In the Sulfobacillus thermosulfidooxidans DSM 9293 genome, AGAACGTACGCGTTTAGATCACCTTATCAAAGCTGTATGTGATGGAGATGATAATGCCCAAGATTGTGACAGGCTGGGTCAAACGATTTCTCAAACATTACAGCAGCGTCAGCACGCACTAAACCTTTTGACGGAGCGTGAGCGAGAAATCTTGACCTTCATGGCACAAAAAAATCTTTCGTACCGGGCTATTGCCCAAAAACTGCACGTCAGCGAAGGCACTATTCGTGCCCATGCCAGCAATATTATGCAAAAAGCCCATGTACATAGCCGCCAAGACGCGGTGATTTGGGCGCAATCATGGCATCTATTGCCAATTAATGGACCTCTTCGCGAGAAGATCTCTCAACATCATTACGAGACCGAGTAAGCCTGTGCATAGACATCCATTCTAAGCTACAATAATGAAAATGTTGTAGCGGAAGAGAAGAGGATGCAAACGTTTTCGACGCGAGTAAAGTGGGCTTTAGGATTAATTGCTGCCGTATTAACCCTTGGCACGGTGGGATTTCACCAAATTTATCATGTGAATTGGCTTTTGGCTTTTTATTTCATTATCGCCATCATGTCGACCGTTAGTGACTCCCGAATTACGCCCCATGGAACACTCCAGTTGGTCTTCAATGCCATCATTATCATTATCGGGACAGGTGTATGGATTTTTGGCCTATCCCTGATTGTTTCATATTTTTTGGAATCTGATTTGGGTCATTTTAAGGAGCGACGCACAATGCGTGAAATTGAACGCATGATCAATCACTTTGTTGTTATCGGTGCCGGACGTGTGGGAGAAAGTATTGCGCGCGAATTGGTTGATCTGGGAGAGACCGTCGTAATTCTGGATCCCGATCCCACGCGCATCGAACGAATTCGCAATAGTGGACTGCCTGCTTTAACCATTAACGGCTTTAATGCCGATGCATTAAACTTGGCGCATTTAGTAAAAGCGCGAGGTATTGCTCTCGCGTTACCGGATGACGCTCAAAATTTGTATGCTTACTTAACGGCGCGCGATATTAATCCGCATCTTCAAGTGGTGGCGCGTGCTCAAACTCAGGAATCCGCTCATTATTTAAAAAATTTGGGCGTTGACCGGATTATTCTTCCCGACCTCATTACGGGCAGGCGTCTAGCGAGAATGCTTGCCAAACCGGTGGCGCAGGATTTGTTGATGGCCCTTCTCAATGAAGAAGGTGTCCATGTTCAAGAAATTTACGTCAATGATCATGACCCCATTGCGAATCAACCCGTACAAAATATTCGTGATATCTATGGTGAAGCCGTCACATTAATCGGTTACTGGCATGAAGGAAAATTGCACATGGCACCGCGTGCCCAGGACATTATCGTACCCGGTGATACTGTCATCCTCGTCCAAGTAGATGAAACATGACCCTTCCACAACAATCTTTATAGAGACGGTTCTGCAGATTTTATTTGTTGCTTCCAACGGGGATGCTGTTCCATCAAACGAAAATCACGCTGAAAAATCAAGGCAGCACAAAATATGGTGACAATCATTCCGCCGACAAACATTAACTGGGCTGGCTGCAAAAGATGTGCGTTCAATACTAAGGCCGACAGGGCATAACTCAGTGGCGTTAACCCCACTGACATCAAGCTCAGCAAGGACATCACTCGACCCAACATGGCCTGATCGACAATGGTTTGAACATATGTAATGATGGGGATATCTGTCACACTAATCGCTATGCCAGACACCCCCATAAATACAATGCCCAGGAACCACTGATGAACGAGGGATGTGGCACAAAGACCCATGCCAATACCGGACGCGGCGAGAGCCAACCACCGAAAATGACCCCGAAGGCCATTAAACAAGCCCACAAAAATTCCTCCAAGGACAGCCCCTAGTCCCAAAGCAGACTCAAAATCACCATAAATCGTTCCGGACCATCCATGATCTTGAACGAAACTGGGTAAGCCAATATTGGCCGGTCCCATAAAAAACAGATTAATCAGCATGGACGCTAACATAAGAAATAAGAGCACACGTATTCGAAATACATAACGAATGCCCTCGACAAGATTGACCCACAGTCCTTTCATTCCCTCATCTTTTTTAGGTTCAAAAGATCGGGAAGAGATCAAACGCACCATAGCAATAACCGCGAAACTCATGATATACAGACTAGCAATAACCATAAAGATCACGGAAAAATGTGGCATTCGTAACAATAGTCCTGCAGACAGCGGTCCGACAACCACACTAAATTGTTGACTGGTTTGAATCATGGCATTAGCACGTCCTAGCTCCACGGGTTCTACAACAAAGGGAACCATCGCATTTTGCGTCGGCCAATAAAATGCATCGATGACACCAAACAAAAAGGCGACAATGTATAGGAGGATCATTGTAAAGGAACCCATGCCAGCAAGCTGACTCACCCCCAAAAGAATCCCTGCCCGTAAGAGTAACGAAACGAGGAGAATAATTTTAGGATTGAAACGGTCGATTATCACTCCTCCCATCGCCATGAAAACCAATCGAGGCAGAGAAGCCAATAATAACGTGGTTCCCAAATCCGCAGCCGAATGTGACAATCTTAGAACAAACCACGCCAAAACCACATAATACGCGCTGTCTGCTAACGATGCGAAAAACGATCCTATCCATAGGAAAAGAAAAGAACGAAAGGTATGAAAGGCACGGAAAGCACGAACAAACCGTAAGAACAAACGGCACCACAACGATCCATTCATGAACTGATCCTCCGTACCAACCCTCTACCCGCCCATTGATAGCCTGGGGGCAGCTCGTGGTCCTCACTGACAAAATATTGAGTGGGAGTGACAAACCCAACGTTTTGAAGAAAGAAAATCTCTCCCGGATCTTTCCTTTGATCTCTGTCAATAGCTTCACGAAAAGACTGGTCCAACTCTTCTAATTCCTTTAATAAAGAGCGATATTTGACCAGCCATTGCTGCAAATCCTTGCGATCCACTTTAAATTCATACGCATCTCCCATGAACGGCGGCTCTAGTGAAGCCCCTTCAACATGTTCCGCAATATTAGGAAATGAGCCCGCAGGGGTTTCTCGAATGCGCCCAATGACCATATGTAATTGGGTGATTAAGACGTCTTGCAGTAATGTTGGCTGCGAGTGAATGATGGGCAGCAATTCTTCATCTATGACATAATCGAAAGCTACTGCACGATAAAATTTTTGGACAATGCCATTTTTTTCTTGGGTACGCACCACCGTCACTAACCCTTTGTCTTCAAGTTCCTTCAAATGGTAATGAATTTTAGATGGGGCCATTGTCATCAAGTCAGCGATTTGCTTTCCTGTATATTCATGAGCAATTAAATATCCGAGAATTTGCATCCGCAGCGGATCACTTAAGATTCTCAGTGTATCGTAATCTTGTATAACAAAATAATGTTTCAATATGTTCCCCTTCTCTTTAACGTTCAACATTATTTTAACGTTATACATTAATAAACTAATGGCACGTGACAGTGATGTCAAGAGCCCCCTAGCACATCGCATCACACTATAATATCTCGGCTGCCCGTCACGCCTTGTCCAAGCCCGAACTTATCCACTATGCCGCATACATCGAACGGTTGGTAGCGCCCGGAACAGACGCAGTGAGCAGGATACAAAAATTTTTAGTGGGGTGGATGAACACGTTGAAAGAAACGCGTTATCGCCTCTGACAGATTCATGGTCCGTCAGAAAAATTGTCTTAGCGATATTCAGACTGGTAGATCGCGAGCGGTTAAAGACATAAAGACAGCTCTGCTCTTTTGTCGCTGAAATTGGTAAACGAGCTTTGCCGACCCAATGAGGGTCAGCGTGGTGTCTTGCTAACTCATGTCAGAATCATCGAGAATAAGGATCCAACATTTCCCACATCCACGAAAAAAATCGGTCGACATCGATATCAATCGCGACCTCGACCCCACGATCATCTACGCCGGAACCCGGGACAACAATCACTTGTCCTCGGTGAACGTCATGACATCGTTCAACCCGAATATTCATGGGTTGCCAGCTAAAAAATTCAGGATGGGCAACAGCAGCCACAGCTAAGACATCGTGGACGGGAGCACCACCGGGACCCGCATCGGGTTCATGGTCAAAATAAAAGGTGAAAATATCGTGTAACATGGTTCCGACTTCTGAACCCCATGTCAGAAACCGCTCAAGAGCTTCGGGCGACAATAACGCCTTATGCGTCACGTCTAATCCGACCAGACGAATGGGAATACCTGATGCCAACACCCAGTCGGCCGCATCGGGATCGACATAAAAGTTGAATTCAGCATAAGGGGTAATGTTTCCCTTATTCAAGGAACCTCCCATGATGGCCAATCGTTCAATATGGGGAATGAAGTGGGTGTTGCCCATTAGAAACGCTGCAACATTGGTTAACGGTCCTGTGGCAATCCACGTGATGGGATCAGGCTCGTGTAAGAATTCTGATGCTAACCACATTTGGGCGTCATCGAGAATCTCGTCTTCCCGGGTTCGGGGATGAAAACGATATCCATCGAGCCCGCTGGATCCATGCACATGACTGGCCGTCACTAATGGTCTGAACAGAGGATGGGCATAGCCCTGATGCACAGAAATGGCCTCATAATGCGCTAAGTCGAGGACTCGGCGCGCATTACGGTATGTTTTATCCACTGTCTGATTTCCAGCCACCGTCGTTACACCCTTGACGTGAAATGCGGTTAATGCGACCAATAGTGCGAGTACATCATCATGACCCGGATCCATATCCAGATAAACAGATTTCATCATCATTAGGCGCTAACACCTTTGCCCTATGGCTCAGGATAAACGCCTTCTCCCCTCTCTTTCTCCCACGCTCTAAACAAAATCGCGGTGAGTTTTTCCCTTCTTTCAATAACCTTGGCGACAAGTAGAGGACTAACTCCCCATGCCATCCTTATGTTAGCATCCTAGCGAAGAACACCTCAGTCATCTAATCCCATCATGAGTTTTTTCCTTAGCCTATCTTGAAAAACCGCAACAAGTTGTTTGAACCCTACCGTTGCCATGACGGCTTTCCTCATTGTCGTCTTTACCCTATCAAAAACCCATGTCGACGATTTGACTTACTCATCCCAAAAGCGCAATTGTGGCGAAGGTAATTCCAGTAACGATACCGTAATACCTATTAACCGTACGGGACGATTTTCTGCAACATGTAACCACAATTGCCTCGCGAGACGGTAAATGCTATCAGTGCTTTGCAGCGGCAAAGAAGATGACAGCTGTTTACTGTGTAACCTGAAATCCGTTGTTCGCCATTTAATACCCATTCGGTAACCCACCAATCCCAGCTGTAATAACCGGGCGCTGATCTCTTGGGAACATTGTTGGAACAACGCAAGAATGTCGGCAATTCCCGATAAATCCTGCGCTGTCGTGTGCTCGGCACTGACCGACCGTCGGTCAGTGCAACGGGGATTTATCACCGGCGTGTAATCATCGCCCTTGGCTCTCAGATACAGTGCGAGACCGTGTTGCCCAAATTGATGGAGGATCGCCGATAACGGTTGTTGCGCAAGATCGCCTATGGTCTGAATGCCTAATCGCTCCATTTTTTGCGCTGTAACCGGTCCACACCCAAATAACTCCGTAACAGGACGGGGCCATAATCGCTCGGGCAACTCGTCTTTTCTCAGTACCGTAATGCCCTCCGGTTTATTCCAATCACTAACTTGTTTGGCTAACATCTTATTCACAGAAATCCCTATACTAATGGTGATACCTAAACGTTCTCGAACCTGTGCCTGCAAAGATGCTGCCACCAGTGCCGGATTCTCGGCAAAACTCATCTGATTACTCATGTCCAGCCATGCTTCATCCAAGGCAAGAGGTTCAATAATCCCCGTGTATTGTTGAAAGATGTGATGCAGATGTTCTGAATACCGGCGATATAGGGATTTATCAGGCGTAATCGCCACGATGTCCGGACATAATTGCCAAGCTTGGCCAAGATTCATACCTGTTTCTATGCCAAATTGGCGGGCGCGATAATTGGCCGTGACAATAATTCCATGACGGGTTCTAACATCTCCGGCCACGACAACAGGCTGTTCACGCAGTTCAGGTCGCTGTGCCATGTGACAGGATGCATAAAACGCATCGGCATCGCAGTGCAATATCCAACCGGATGCTGGCTCTCGAAACGGATCAAAATGTCGCGACACATTGTTCACTTCCGCTCTCAGGGACCTTCATCATTAGACCAGGTTAAGATTTTTCCTGTACACCCATGTCTATTATAGCGTGATAGGCTCTAATACCGCATAGCGAGCCCAGCCGAATTTTATGCTGATTTCGATCACCCTTTAGTTAGGACATAACCGGAAAAATTTGTTAACATATATGACGAGTTTGACATAAGGAGGATCCTCAAATGGCCTTTCTAGGTGGTAATAACAATCAATTAACGGGAATGGGTGAAATTGAAGAAGAATTAAAGCAACTGCAAAGCCATCCCGGTGCCGCGACGAGTAATTTAAGTGCTATGGATTTCTGGTTGCTCGTTGATGCAGGTTATCAACCCTTAGGTTTTGTTTTAGGCAATTCGGTCATGAGTATGGGCGTGTCTGGCGGCATTGCCACAGCGTTTAAGGGACTTCAACGCGGCGAACTGAAGCAATTGACCCAGCTCATGTATGCTGCCCGCGAACTATCCTTGCAACGTATGAAAGCCGAAGCCGATGCATTAGGGGCTGACAGCATCATTAATGTCCAGGTAGAAATTATTCATCGGTCAGAAGAAATCATGGAAGTTGTTGCAACGGGAACCGCTGTCAAAAAGGTTAGTGAGCCCTCAGGCCGTCAAATCACCTTGCAAGTGAAATAGGCTCAAATGTTTATGGGGCTATAGGAAAAAATCAACCATCTGTAGCCCTTCTCTATCCCTTCTTGGGTACGGCTTAATGTCGCCGTCTTCGGGAATGATAACGTTTCATTTTGAATATTTTAATCAGGCCCAGGATGGTGAGCAATCCACTGGCAACATAAAAGATCCCTGAGAACCCCAATAAATAGTGACCGTGCCATAATGCGGCTAAAACGGCCATCAGTCCGGCTGACCCTAATATGATTGCCACAGTGAGTTGCTGTGACAAGTAATCCAGTCGTCGTAGAATGGCCGTTACGTCGGGGCGCGTTTCGATAGCGCCATAGGCTATGCGCGATAGACTTTTGTCCAGTGTTTCGGGTAAACGCAGACCGATTTGACCCCATTGCACAACTTTTTGGGCACCACGATCCCATAAAAGTTTTCCTGTTGGTCCAAACAATCGTTCCACTTGTTCCCGTAACAATTGATAATAGCGATTATTCCATAACACACGCCGTTCGTTAATCATCGGCAATGCCTTATCTTTTAACAGTGCCATCCAATCCAAATCGGGATCTAACGTAGAAACCAGTCCAAATAACATGCCGATGGCCCGCCCTAAAAACATGTAGTGCGCAGGGAATTGTAACGGTTCTTCATAGAGAAAATCTTGAAAATCATGCACTAAAGCTGTTAACGCAGGACCTTCTTGCAACGGAACACCTGCCATACGGGCTAACATCACAGAAACAGCTCGGGTCAAGACTTCCAAATTGGCCGATGGACGCACAAACCCCAGATCGATCATACAATCGACAACTCCATGGGCATTTTGTGCCAATGCATATTCCACCAAACGTCCAAACACATCGATGTGTTCAGGCACAATGTCACTCATCATGCCAAAATCTAGGAATATGAGACGTCCATCAAATCCTGCCAGAAAGTTTCCAGGATGCGGATCAATCTGCACAAATCCATCCACAACAATTTGCTTTAAATACGCTTCAATGAGGATTGCAGCTAATTGATGCGGATTTAATTCGTGTTGACGTAATTGCTCGATATCGGTGAGTTTGATACCCTCAACGTATTCCATCACGAGCACAGTGGAATGGACATAATCAGGATAAACATCAGGCACTTTAATCATTGGCCAGTCTGAAAAATTCTTCTTAAATCGCAATAAATGTTCTTGTTCTTGAATATAATCGAGTTCTCGGTACACGGATTGCCGAAATTCTTCAAAGAGTTTAACCGTATCAATGCGTCGGCCCACCTTGGTCCATCGCCGCAAGAATGCCATGACGCGTGCCAAGGCTTTGAGATCTGTCTTGGCTAAGTCCCGTATATTGGGACGCTGGACTTTTACCGCAATGAGATCATGCGTTGTGGCAAGACGAGCCTTATGAACTTGTCCCAATGAAGCGGCAGCAATCGGTGCTGGTTCGAAATCCGTAAAAATTTCTTGCAAGGGTTTGTGAAAGGTGCTTTCAATCAATTCGCGAATATCGTCAAAAGGTGCGGCAGGCACTTGATCCTGCAACTGTTGTAATTCCTTGGTGAAGGCTAATGGCAACACATCCGTGCGGGCACTTAAAAATTGTCCGACTTTGATAATGAGGCCTTGTAAACGCAAGGCCTCCTGGCGAAATCGAATTCCACCTTGTCGGTAAATATCTTGAATGACTTGTTCGGCATCCGGCAGCTGTTGTCGTTCGATGCGTTCAATATTCCGGTAATCCCGCCAATAGGACAAGGCCAAACGAAAAATGGCCAACGTGCGTTTCAGTTGTGAGGGCAAAGTTACAGTCCATCCTTTTATGCAACTTGTGCATCATTCTTCGTTTTTGTCACCTTACGATTCCGGATTGATATCCTCAGGTTCATCCCAAACAGCATAGGCTTCATCTAATTTACGTAAAAACTCATGACGTTTGCGCCGGTAGCTTTCGCGTCGCTCATCGGACATATTACTCCATAAGCCACGTCGGAACCAACTCTTAAGACCGAATAAGGCCAACAACCAAACCAACAGCGGCACACGAGGACGTCGTCGAAACCACATAATTATTTCCTCCTTTAGTCGTGTTATGCTTCAAGTCAAAAATTCGTACTGCTTACTAATTTCTATTATACTGCTTTATGTTTTGAATGGTGGAGATTTTGAGTTGTCCTCCGTCAGGCCTAGTCATGGCTTACTGACTCATAGAGGGTTTGATAGTGTCTAGGCATATGTCCTAAGCCAAACATCATAACTTCTTCGCGCGCCCGAGAAATGGCCGTATACAATTGATAGGCACCACCTAATACCAGTTCAAAGGCGGTTGCACTCTCGGCAACCAATATGGCCGCATCAAATTCCAAGCCTTTGGCGTATTTTACTGTGCTAATAATGACCTGATATCCTTCCGGATCTGCAGGTTCTACAGCCATTTTAAGTTGTTCGGGTTGCAAGGCGAATAGCTCTTCCCGCAATTGATGAGGAATCTTATTGGCAAAAATCAAGGCGACTTGGCCTGAATATCGGCTCACTAGACGCTCAACTTCGTGAATCAGTTTTTCTGCTGCGTGATGTCCCAAAGAATAGGGAGGATGAATAATCCCACCAGGTCGCCGCGGACGCTGTTCGATTCCCGCTGGATGGGCTGCATTAGCTAGCTGGACGACTTTAGCACGAGAACGATAATTATCTTTGAGTACGATATACCGAGCCTGTAATTGCTGAGCCAAAGTTTCCCACGACAACGGCTGAGAAAAATCTGTTAAATGCTGATACGGGTCTCCGACCACAGTAAGGGACCCGTTAGCTGTTAACAGCTGACGCACCAGCGCAAATCCTATCGCCGGTAAATCTTGAGCCTCATCGAGAACAATAAGAGCATAGCGCTGCTTAGGAGAAAAAATCTTGGTAGACAAATATAATAGCCCTAGCGCATCGCCTATTCCCCATGTCCCTTGCAATGAAAAGGGTGATGATAACCCAAATTGTTTCCGGACTGTGCTATAAAGCGGGGCGACATCATTGATGTCTCGAGGAAGATGACTCGTAGCCAGCCACGCGGCAAATCGTTGCCGGGCTTGACTCATCGCTGTTTGAAACTCGTGAGATTCTGAACCGACAAGTACTGTTTCCACGACCGATGTCCACCGCTCGCGAAGCAATTGCACACCGTGTGACAACGATTTGGCGGAAGCAAGTAACCGAGCCACATCTTCACACAAGAGACTGGCGACCCGAGTTTGTTTACCGCTCATACGGTCCACGTTAAATTCCATCTCTAAAGGACCTAATTTCAAGGCGACTTCTTCAAGATATTCCTTAAACCATCGGTCCACAAACTCCACAAATCCAAGATCATACAATTTGCTCTCCTCTTGATACAGAATCTGAGGGCGCACAGGCAGCCCAGCATAAGCTGATACCCACGCCCCTAAATCATGTAAAACAATATCGGTGGCATCCAGCGAAGGCAAAATATCAGAAACATAGCGCAAAAATGGCGCGGATGGACCCAAATACAAAATTTGCTTAGCCGTCAGAGATTGGGAATGCAATAAATGGACAACACGGTGCAGAGCAATCTCGGTCTTGCCACTACCAGGTCCCCCATTTATCACCAGGCTTTGCCGCATGGGCTGAACAATTAAATCATATTGCTCTTCTTGCAATGTCGCCACAATATCGGCGAGTTTGCCTCCAGAGCTTTTCTCAAACATCTTGGACTCAATAAATTCTCCTAAATCTCCCAAGTCGGGAAGATTGGCATCACGGTAGAGATCTGTCACTTCATCAAGGGTTGCCGCCTGAATGACAAGACGGGTAACCCGTTTCAAATCCCAGATATTGGGCACAGACCGGTGCGTAATATACATTTTAGCTACAGGTGCATTCCATGGTATCACATTGATGACGCGATCTTTGCCATCACGAAACGACAAAGAACGCTGCGATTTACTGACATAAACCACTTCCATAACATCGTTCTCATCGTGATCAATATATTCCAATCGTCCATAATAGGGGCTTGAGCGATGCCGATCCCACTCTTCAAACCATTTTTGTTCGCCCCGCGCGACCGCCTCATAAACAGCAATGTCATTGGCCCCGGAAACGGGTTGTCGGTCTCGGGTTAATAGCCGGTTCAATCCTTCGTCGATGGTTCTTAAAACGTGGGATAACGTGGTCTGCTCAGCTAAAAACGTTCTTGACGATTTTTCAAAACGATACTCCATGTCATTTACCACCTCAAGACAAAGACGCCCAAGAACCCGACTCAATGCAGACTATCTTAACAGAGTGACGAAAAAAATTCTAATCATTTGCCTTTAAGAGGAGTGCATTGCAAGAAAGCGCCAAAAAAATCCGCCATTATCATGGCGGGAAGATACCTGTGAAACGTATAGAGCTATATGCGTTTGCGATAATCGGCCAATGAGGTCGTTTTGTCCAACGGCACCATGGTATCGATCATTTCTTTCGCCTCTAACAAACTGCATTGTCGCCTTTCTCGCAGTAGCCGGATCGCTTCGACGCGTCGATTTTGAGCTAAAATCATCCGTATATCAAAATCGAAATCCCCTAATTCCGGATCCATACCAAACATGCCTAATAATTGGTGTTGTTGCCATTCCAATTGTTTCAATCGGTAATGTAACCAGATAATCATGAAAAACAATGCTAATCCCGTAATTATCATGACTCCGACCATACCAGTGCACACTCCCGTGAAGGTTATCTGATTAATAGTGTAGAGAGTTGCCGAACAAAAAGCATGTTTTAACGGGGATTAATGAAATTCATCAGGATTCATCTTAATCTGCGCCACGGAATGCCTTGTTACCAAACATCACTACATTTCCACTTGCTGCCTAGCGGAACTCGATGATTGAAAAGGTCTTTGTGCTGAATCTTGGACAGCATGATAACTCTTCAACATGATTGCAAAGATCAAGCCCGTTAAAGTAATCCATGACGCTAAAACAAAGACATCATCCATGGCCATGACAAAAGCCTGTTGTAGGATATTTTCATGCAGCAGAGTTAAGGCCAGCGGGTCTACTTCAGTCAATGGTATGCCCAAAGACGCAAAGTATTGGGCTAAAGTGTGTAATAAGTTTTCGGCAACGGGCGAAATCGGCGTATATGCTGAAGACAAATAGACTTCATGCACCGCTTCTTGATGGGTAAGAACGGCTGTCAACACCGCTAATCCAAAAGAACCGGCAACTCGTTGCACAATGTTATTGATGGCGGAACCCGTTCCGACCAATGCTGTGGGAACCCGGGACATCCCCGCGGTAATCGCTGGCATCATTGTTAAGCCAATGCCAAGCCCACGCAAACTCAGCCATAACACCACATCACTGACAGGCGTATTCACGCTGAGGTTATGTAGCAGATAAGTGGTATACGCTAAAATTAGCAACCCCGGAATAACTAACGGTTTGGCGCCAATTTTGTCATAAAGACGCCCGGATAAGCCCATAGTTAAAGCGGTAGCCAGCGCACTGGGCATTAACATCAGGCCCGTTTCTAAAGCTCCATACCCCACTACCGTTTGTAAGAACAACGGCACATAAAAAATTCCGGCAAACATTCCCATGGTCACAATGACGGTGATAATATTGGCCACGGCAAACGAACCATGGGCAAATACACGCAAATCCAGAAGAGGATGCTCCGTGGTCAGTTCCCACAACACAAACAATATCAATAACAAACTAGACGCGCCTAAGATGAGGACAATCGGTTCCGAGGTCCATCCCCAAGTTTCTCCTTCAGATAATCCGAGTAGAAGTCCAAAAAGTCCGCCAGCCGCCAAAACAAATCCCACAGTATCCAAAGGAATTTTCGAGGTCGGCGCAAATGGGGGAACAAAGGCCAAGCTCAGAAACAGGCCAATAATCCCTATCGGCACGTTAATATAAAAAATCAGGCGCCAATTTACATATTCCACCAGATATCCTCCGAGTGTCGGACCAATAGCCGGCGCGACAATCGCCGTTAATCCCCATATCCCCATGGCCGTACCGATACGATAGCGGGGCACCATGCGGTAGAGCATAGCCATGGTAATGGGCATAATCAATCCCCCACCCGTTGCTTGGAGGACACGAAAGACCATGAGAGTACCTAAACTCCATGACAATCCAGAAAGCGCTGAGCCTATCGTGAAAACGGCTAGGGATGTCATATAGATTCGGCGATATCCAAATCGTTCTCCTAACCACCCCGCAAGCGGAACCACCGCACCCAGTGTCAATAAGTAAATTGTCACAACCCATTGCACTTGTTGCGTGTTGACCGAGAAAACGCTTTCCAATTTGGGAATGGCAATATTGACTATCGATGTATCCAAAATCGCCATAAAACCGCCGATGACTAAAACAAAGAGAGCCGGTCCCCAATTAGCAGTATATTCAGTTTCATTGGAGCGACTTGCCATGAAAGCGCAACCTCCTCCCTACCCGGTATGAAGGACAACTCATTGTTGTCTACACTGGAATCTATTACTTTAACTCATTCATTAACTCATTCATTGATG is a window encoding:
- a CDS encoding potassium channel family protein; this encodes MQTFSTRVKWALGLIAAVLTLGTVGFHQIYHVNWLLAFYFIIAIMSTVSDSRITPHGTLQLVFNAIIIIIGTGVWIFGLSLIVSYFLESDLGHFKERRTMREIERMINHFVVIGAGRVGESIARELVDLGETVVILDPDPTRIERIRNSGLPALTINGFNADALNLAHLVKARGIALALPDDAQNLYAYLTARDINPHLQVVARAQTQESAHYLKNLGVDRIILPDLITGRRLARMLAKPVAQDLLMALLNEEGVHVQEIYVNDHDPIANQPVQNIRDIYGEAVTLIGYWHEGKLHMAPRAQDIIVPGDTVILVQVDET
- a CDS encoding MFS transporter: MNGSLWCRLFLRFVRAFRAFHTFRSFLFLWIGSFFASLADSAYYVVLAWFVLRLSHSAADLGTTLLLASLPRLVFMAMGGVIIDRFNPKIILLVSLLLRAGILLGVSQLAGMGSFTMILLYIVAFLFGVIDAFYWPTQNAMVPFVVEPVELGRANAMIQTSQQFSVVVGPLSAGLLLRMPHFSVIFMVIASLYIMSFAVIAMVRLISSRSFEPKKDEGMKGLWVNLVEGIRYVFRIRVLLFLMLASMLINLFFMGPANIGLPSFVQDHGWSGTIYGDFESALGLGAVLGGIFVGLFNGLRGHFRWLALAASGIGMGLCATSLVHQWFLGIVFMGVSGIAISVTDIPIITYVQTIVDQAMLGRVMSLLSLMSVGLTPLSYALSALVLNAHLLQPAQLMFVGGMIVTIFCAALIFQRDFRLMEQHPRWKQQIKSAEPSL
- a CDS encoding ArsR/SmtB family transcription factor; amino-acid sequence: MKHYFVIQDYDTLRILSDPLRMQILGYLIAHEYTGKQIADLMTMAPSKIHYHLKELEDKGLVTVVRTQEKNGIVQKFYRAVAFDYVIDEELLPIIHSQPTLLQDVLITQLHMVIGRIRETPAGSFPNIAEHVEGASLEPPFMGDAYEFKVDRKDLQQWLVKYRSLLKELEELDQSFREAIDRDQRKDPGEIFFLQNVGFVTPTQYFVSEDHELPPGYQWAGRGLVRRISS
- a CDS encoding nucleoside hydrolase, producing the protein MMMKSVYLDMDPGHDDVLALLVALTAFHVKGVTTVAGNQTVDKTYRNARRVLDLAHYEAISVHQGYAHPLFRPLVTASHVHGSSGLDGYRFHPRTREDEILDDAQMWLASEFLHEPDPITWIATGPLTNVAAFLMGNTHFIPHIERLAIMGGSLNKGNITPYAEFNFYVDPDAADWVLASGIPIRLVGLDVTHKALLSPEALERFLTWGSEVGTMLHDIFTFYFDHEPDAGPGGAPVHDVLAVAAVAHPEFFSWQPMNIRVERCHDVHRGQVIVVPGSGVDDRGVEVAIDIDVDRFFSWMWEMLDPYSR
- the dinB gene encoding DNA polymerase IV, which codes for MSRHFDPFREPASGWILHCDADAFYASCHMAQRPELREQPVVVAGDVRTRHGIIVTANYRARQFGIETGMNLGQAWQLCPDIVAITPDKSLYRRYSEHLHHIFQQYTGIIEPLALDEAWLDMSNQMSFAENPALVAASLQAQVRERLGITISIGISVNKMLAKQVSDWNKPEGITVLRKDELPERLWPRPVTELFGCGPVTAQKMERLGIQTIGDLAQQPLSAILHQFGQHGLALYLRAKGDDYTPVINPRCTDRRSVSAEHTTAQDLSGIADILALFQQCSQEISARLLQLGLVGYRMGIKWRTTDFRLHSKQLSSSLPLQSTDSIYRLARQLWLHVAENRPVRLIGITVSLLELPSPQLRFWDE
- a CDS encoding YbjQ family protein — encoded protein: MAFLGGNNNQLTGMGEIEEELKQLQSHPGAATSNLSAMDFWLLVDAGYQPLGFVLGNSVMSMGVSGGIATAFKGLQRGELKQLTQLMYAARELSLQRMKAEADALGADSIINVQVEIIHRSEEIMEVVATGTAVKKVSEPSGRQITLQVK
- a CDS encoding ABC1 kinase family protein, with amino-acid sequence MPSQLKRTLAIFRLALSYWRDYRNIERIERQQLPDAEQVIQDIYRQGGIRFRQEALRLQGLIIKVGQFLSARTDVLPLAFTKELQQLQDQVPAAPFDDIRELIESTFHKPLQEIFTDFEPAPIAAASLGQVHKARLATTHDLIAVKVQRPNIRDLAKTDLKALARVMAFLRRWTKVGRRIDTVKLFEEFRQSVYRELDYIQEQEHLLRFKKNFSDWPMIKVPDVYPDYVHSTVLVMEYVEGIKLTDIEQLRQHELNPHQLAAILIEAYLKQIVVDGFVQIDPHPGNFLAGFDGRLIFLDFGMMSDIVPEHIDVFGRLVEYALAQNAHGVVDCMIDLGFVRPSANLEVLTRAVSVMLARMAGVPLQEGPALTALVHDFQDFLYEEPLQFPAHYMFLGRAIGMLFGLVSTLDPDLDWMALLKDKALPMINERRVLWNNRYYQLLREQVERLFGPTGKLLWDRGAQKVVQWGQIGLRLPETLDKSLSRIAYGAIETRPDVTAILRRLDYLSQQLTVAIILGSAGLMAVLAALWHGHYLLGFSGIFYVASGLLTILGLIKIFKMKRYHSRRRRH